The sequence AGCTGTTGTATTGGCGTCTGGGCGGGAAATAGTAGGCGTTGTCCACAGCATTTCCTACGAAGCCGTTGAAGGCAGGTTTGGGGGCATAATAACGGGACTTGAGCCTTGTAGGTGGAGGGAGGAGTATGGGATAGTAGCCTGGGTAGGGCTTCCTCTGGTAGTAGGGTCGGTATGTAAAGGGGTACGCAGGGTATCCAGACATGGGAGATTTAGGCCAGAAGTCCTGATCCATCGGTAGGCTCTTCTGTGGTTTAGACCAAAGATTTGAATTCGGCTTCGTAGGTTTGGTCCAGAGATCCTGCGAGTTTGGCGGCATCTTGCGCTGGAACCAGGTTTTGAGGGGGTTGACAGGAGGAGACAGTTGCTTAGACACAGGATAACCCTTCTGATTGGCCTTCGATACCGACAGGTCACTGACGAGTGACGACGCAGACAGCGGCATTACAGGCTGCTGCCAACGTGACGTCATCTCTGGAGTTacgtctttcttcttcttcttctccacgtCGCTGATAATGTCCACCACATCGTCGGCAGGGAGGTGGAGCTTGGTGGAGATCTCGATGAGCTTGTCGATGGTCTGAGGGTCGATGTCTTCCTCCTCCGTCACCTCCTGTTCCTCGTTGGACCTCTTGTCCTCTGCGCCGTTGGACAAGGACAGACTGTACTTTTTGTTCCCGTGATTCTGTTTGACCATGTAACGCAACAGCATGTCCGATGCGATGTCGGCcagcttctcctcctccatcttggCTCTCTGGGCCTCAGCTGCCtgcctcctcatctcctcctgcTCTGCTTTGGCCcgagcctcctcctcctcaggacTCAacatttcttcctcctcctcctcctcctcctcttgctcctcttcctcctcctgctcccttGAGTCCTCCGCCTCCGTTGCTTGTTCTGGTGGAGGCTCAGACTGCACAGCATTACCTCCCACAAAGTTACCGTCCTCGAAGTCATTCATGAAGTTGTCTTCTGTGAATGTAGGGAAGCTCATGGCTTTTTGCGTCTCTTCTTGCCATTTTAGCTTCTTCTTCGACATGGCAAGATCGCTGCCTTTATTTATCGGTAAAATGTCATTGTAGCTGCTGTAGTGCCTGCTTGCcctctgcttctgttccaccTCTTTCTCCCTCTTCGTGAATGTATGCAAACGTGGAAACTCCTTCATCATAGTCTCGAGGCTCTTCAGTTCTTCGGGTTGAGCTGTTCCTCCTGCTCATTGCTGCCTTGCTCTGGTCCTTGCTGACCGGTACCGTCCGACCCCTTCCCTGCTCTTCTATTGGCTTTGTCCCACCACTGCTTGTTTTGGACCTGGACTGTCTGACTCGTGGTATGACTGGTCACCTTCTCCGtcatcttctcctcttcctcctgagcTATCCTCCTCTTTTCCGCCTCCTCTTTGTCTTGCTGCTCTCCTTGTGCAGCCATCAGCATCTCCAACTCCTGTCGTCCATCTCTGTCTCGGTTTGTTCCCTCAGACTCCTCGTCTTTCTTAACCTTCCCCCTTGTAGCCTTCATATCATCACCTTCTCTGCTTTTGAGAGCCTCCACTAAAACAGCAGCCAATGTTTTTGGATCCACATCTTTAAAAAGTTCATCTtcactctcctcctcttcctctacaTCTCCTTTCTGGACTGATTGTCTCTCTTCATCTTTTCTTTCCCCGTCTCCTGACTCAACTAGTCCAGGAATTGCGGGTCTAGGTGGACTGTTGCTGTCTCCTGGACTGTCAAGGGGGTTTGGGGAGGATAGATGGAGGAAAGAAGCTCCtgtcaggaggagcaggaggctaACAGCACTTAAGGAACTCTGCTGCCTGATCATGGTCTCAGAGCTGGACCCACTGGTAGCAGCAGAGGTGATCAGAAATGTCTggagaggagaagaaaaaaacaagtctTAATGAAAGTAAATTATTGTCCTACCATAAAATCACAACCTAGAATTACAGCAATGTCATCTTAAcgttttatcaggcaagtgactatttttggtcacttctgcacacattataagacagtgagagcaacagttccagtgaggacagtgagtcaaaaatctgaggtccaatgtggtctacagggtctgtaaggtccacctctgcatgaacagtgagtggacctgctttgttcggtaccatgaagtaatggtactaatgtaaggaatgatgttcaaagggaaaatgtggatgtggacaggggtctggatcagcactaaagttggtctaatgttctaaaatatatgttcctttcaccttacatgtgtttttctggtattttttttaaatatatatacttcttggatttttttttgccacttacaagcaaggaaccaaatatggtaacttcattgaccttgattttaagCATAacaattaattattatttttttcaaatttcacaaaagttataaagtcttgttagtccctccaataacacactaaggttgaaattttgaatttcctgataaagggttaaaaagtcagTCATGCACCTCATTTGGttctaatgtaaggaatgatgttcaaagggataatgtggatgtggacaggggtctggatctgcactaaagttgctctaatgttctaaaatatatgttcctttcaccttacatgcatttttcttgtattttttgttttttttttatattaacgtcttacttttttttttttttttttttttttggcacttatgggtaaggactaagttgccatgtttggtgacttcactgaccttgatttttctacataacaaaaaaaatttagaaaaatttcacaaaagtaataaagtcttgttaggtcctccaataacatactaaggttgaaattttgaatttccctataaagggttaaaaagtcagTTATGCACCTCACTGGCACAGACACAAGTAAGGGTGGGCAGGTtgaggtgggtggggggggggctgctcCTCATGCTTAAGAGAACAAGTTTCTCTTTAACTATAGTCAAGTTTTattccatttaacccataaagactcaaacattcactgtcgaccaaaagcatttactgatctgaactgttcatccactaattctatcaatccatgtaaatacaggatggggaagcaaaatttacaatattttgaggcagggattaaaagacagtgtatgaccaattagtttattgaaagtcatgagaatttatttgccacaagaaaattgacataatagaaaatgtttttattctatgtgtcctccttctttctcaataactgccctcacacgcttcctgaaacttgcgcaagtgttcctcaaatattggggtgacagcttctcccattcttctttaatagtatcttccagactttgtcgtaatagttttgctcatagtcattctcttctttccattataaacagtctttatggacactccaactatttttgaaatctcctttggtgtgacgagtgcattcagcaaatcacacactctttgacgtttgctttcctgattactcatatgggcaaaagtttctgaaaaggtatggataatagtgttaggtatgattatgacatcaatatatgtttggtttcaaaacaattgacgtagtgcctgctgagaaaaaaacaactaaatgttcattgtaaattgtaaattttgcttccccaccctgtaattgatgtaaaatgcagtttgtcatcttttcatgttcatcagatatatCAGATTTGCCATTTCCTTGTCATTTCCACCTTTTATCCTTTTACCGTCATCTATATAATTCTTTGAACAGTTCTTCTAGCTATGATGTTAGCAGCCATCAGTGTGGAGTAAGTCACTGTTGTATCTTAAGACGATCCCAAGGGTTGGCTTTTATCTGAAACGTAATGTCGCAGAGGTATAACCTTGGAAATATCTTCCTCAGTCGGCAAGGAATGAGTACAAGCCAGGCATACCTACAGtatctactcatctaaactgaGAGACAAAGCctaattttcagtttttcaccaatgtgtgaaatctttgtatcgacggtagggggttaacatgtcatttttttccttttatgcatgcaagtaaaagaccaatggaacttgtcatccatggcgacagatctcatattaacccttacacttccatgaacaaaagacttttattttgcacaattcaaattagcgttgtttactgaagcatgaaaactgacccaggacactggtgtcaaacaaaggagaattacatggtcaataaacacatatgagcagATTTTCACAATATCTTTGCATTTTggatttatattgttttttctgagtctacttttttctgatagaCCCTGTATAAGCGTAGACAAGTATATGTATAAGTCTAAGTAGGTGGGATGTTAAAATGAGAAGCTTCAAATTTATAATTTCCTTGTCCAGGTCCAGTTTTCTCTCATTTAGTGAAATAAACAAATTCACCTCAGTGCAGTTAATGTGTCTCATGCGAATTTGGTTTGAAGAGAGAACAATCCAAGCAACTCTGAGGAAAGATTAATGAAAATTTTTAGTCAGAAATTGATGGTTGatagtaattaacccataaagacccagtgttacttttgtgtcagttcttaaatgaatttttctttctatttaacctttcttaggtaatttatcaccatttcttataatattctcctctgtattttgcatttttcactgtaaatcatgtattttcctatattttatttagatattccTGAAAACTCAGCGTcaattaaaagattttttttaaaaaactgaataaaaagtgactttttcagcaaagatgtcactacctgtatataaacccagtgtctccatccactgtcacgatccaactccacaggttttactggtgatcaatgttgtagaagatgacggtgttttgacggtaactacagagcctctgaacgtccaaacgggtcatatctgatgaccacgaaaagatgacaaaccgtatttacaccaattatttccatggattgataggattaatggatcaacaggtattaaacagtttaaatcagtagatggtttgttctatggtggatgtttgggtctttatggcttaatcgtactgtaataagaataagaataagaataagaataagaataagaataataaaagtcATCATTAATAAAAGTAATTAATAGTAGTCCAGTAATtcataataaattaaaataatcgaTCATATTAAATTTATTACCAGAATTGTAACTCTAATCGAtttgaatcaaatcgaatcacATCAAATCGTTTGCTGATTGAAAAGGGAAATCTTCACATTGACACAGACACGTCTAGTTTATCTTATAAAATCCTATATTTCatacaacaaaacacattttgcttgtttttcttgttattatttgtaTTGTGTTCCTCCTTACTCTCATTATTACCTAACACCACCACCTGGATCAGCTGTGTTCATCCAGTCAACAAACAGCTCATGCCTTTTTATAAGATTAAATGTGGGCAGAGCAGTGGGAAAGGCTTTGAAATCTGCAACACTAAACAATGTCGAGTGCAATAAATGAAGACACAGTCGAAAATATCACAGTAACTGAGTATGagtatgtgtctgttgtgtttttttctaattttactgcCCATTAGAGGATCTACATTTAAGCGCATGCCAGTTTATTGCAGTAATAACATACTCCCTTTTTGATGGACAGTCAtcacagtacagttacagtagggtaataatcatcatcatcatcatcatcataatcattatcatcataaaCTGCAAAAAGGTGACGTTCGAAAAGAATCATTTTGGATGCAAGCACAGTCAGTTAATAACGTCTTTAAAAACATAGATGACAATCTGGGTGCATGTTCTGCAGGGGATGCAAATATTTAAAGGTGTTGGATGTAATTATGTGTGGTTTTTGGGACATAAATGATAACAGCAAAGGTCTGACagataagtggcaaaaaaaaaaaaaaaaaaaaaaatgactaccTTCAATTCAACACACATTCAAGTCAGTGTTCTGCAGACATTTTAGACCTGGTGAGAACACTGGCATTCTCATTGTGCCtcaagaaccttttttttttttttgtatcaacaTCTTTATGCACAAATACTTCAACACTCATAGTCCTATACttcctttttaaataaaaaaatatatatatatatataaacagtgatGATTTGTGGAAATGatgatgattgatgatgatgatgatgatgatgatgatgatgatgatgatgatgatgatgatgatgatgatggtgatgaagaggtggaggaggacacAGCCACCTAATGCTGACCATAAACAAAGAAATCCAGCAAATGTGATGCACTCCCACAGGTACTGCAGTATGATGAAAAATACTCAACTCTCttataaatatatagatatatatatataaacacaggtATATAGATTTAATGCAAAATAGTCAAATTTATagaattaaaaatacagttaatcCACAACAGCATCATAATTATCCCCTATTTAAACAAACTGATGGGAATTAACTAAGAAATTTGATCCAAACCAGTGAGTCAACTCAATAATTCAATCTGATACAAAAGgcgattcccccccccccccccccccccttttttttctctttctgtcttttttttttttttttttttttttttttcaaatcacgATTCTTCACAGCACCATTTGCATCAACATTTTCTAAATATAAAGTGATGTAAAGCAAAAATAAGTTGCGTCGTACTTGCAGTTCAGTGGGTGCAGCGGTGGGTGGTggtgtggtggtggtgtgggTGATGAGGTGGTGGGGATTCCAGCGTCCCCCTCCACGTCACGTCACACTCTCAGCAGCTCCCCGTCCACAGTCTTGCACAGATCCGCAGCCTGTACTCCTTCTTCTAAAAATGCGttgtgtgttttgggttttttatttcACTCACTCATATGTACATACATGCTCTCAGTTCCGTTCGACTGGTACGGTTTCAGGACCACGGACAGCGGCTGCGGCTGTAATTATAACCCCGCACCCCTCCTCCTCCGCCCATGTGATGATGCGTCAAGCGGACCCGTTGACGTCACCAGACTGGGTTTCATTCATAAGATATTTCTCCACatacccccctcccctcccccctcccttctCATCGAACCAATTAGCTGCAGTGCTCGCGCAGCTGAATGAACACAAGCTGAATGAACTGGCAGTTTTGTGGTGACATCTGCAGAGGCTTTACTGCAGCTTTACAGGAACACAGCAATGCACGAGCCATTCAGAAATCTAATAGTCCGTTAGTGAATCTTTAGGTTTGATGTATGATTTGCATTCATTGTTATTTAGGTTTACAAGAAGGCCtaagtgtttgtatttatttagattaaccctgtgtttttcaaccttgcactgtaaaaaaaaaaaaaaaaaatctggaatttaacagaattttcactgtatatttgacagatttttcctgtatttttaagatacaggaaaatatcaatgaaattacaaaaaaaaaaaagactgattttacacgtcaaatttaaaataacatgaaaaaactgtaactatgaagaaccaaaaaaaggttcattttttaaaagaatttctttcttttctcagagaaaaatatggttaaaatacatttgcaatgtatcataatttcaaaaatatttctttctatttatgagattaaattgttaatttaaagtttaatactgtaaaataaataaataaataaataaataaataaatgaatgaatgaatgaatgaatgaatgaattaataaaacgagataaattactgacaattaaccataaaagaagcatTTGTTCGGTAAGTTTAACAATAGTTGTTTGGTAATTGTCAAATATCTTGTGTTAACAAGAAagcctcagagagcgcagacctccaccaaggcagatctgtggccccccccccccaatccacaACCAAAATGTTTCATTCTTTCtcgtgtgccagtatcaaaatttcctgaaaatccgaccataactttttgagttatcccgctaacaaacaaacacgcaaacaaacaaagcaaagcgatcaatatatatatatatatatatatatatatatatatatatatatatatatgtgtgtgtgtgtgtgtgtgtatatatatgtataagaatACATGAAATGTGAGAGAGAAACAGAATCTCatttctctgtgtgtctgtgcatttaCTGAACTGACAAAGAATCTATGAATGTTTTGACTCTTGAACCtttagatgcataagt comes from Sphaeramia orbicularis chromosome 18, fSphaOr1.1, whole genome shotgun sequence and encodes:
- the vgf gene encoding LOW QUALITY PROTEIN: neurosecretory protein VGF (The sequence of the model RefSeq protein was modified relative to this genomic sequence to represent the inferred CDS: inserted 1 base in 1 codon); the protein is MIRQQSSLSAVSLLLLLTGASFLHLSSPNPLDSPGDSNSPPRPAIPGLVESGDGERKDEERQSVQKGDVEEEEESEDELFKDVDPKTLAAVLVEALKSREGDDMKATRGKVKKDEESEGTNRDRDGRQELEMLMAAQGEQQDKEEAEKRRIAQEEEEKMTEKVTSHTTSQTVQVQNKQWWDKANRRAGKGSDGTGQQGPEQGSNEQEEQLNPXELKSLETMMKEFPRLHTFTKREKEVEQKQRASRHYSSYNDILPINKGSDLAMSKKKLKWQEETQKAMSFPTFTEDNFMNDFEDGNFVGGNAVQSEPPPEQATEAEDSREQEEEEEQEEEEEEEEEMLSPEEEEARAKAEQEEMRRQAAEAQRAKMEEEKLADIASDMLLRYMVKQNHGNKKYSLSLSNGAEDKRSNEEQEVTEEEDIDPQTIDKLIEISTKLHLPADDVVDIISDVEKKKKKDVTPEMTSRWQQPVMPLSASSLVSDLSVSKANQKGYPVSKQLSPPVNPLKTWFQRKMPPNSQDLWTKPTKPNSNLWSKPQKSLPMDQDFWPKSPMSGYPAYPFTYRPYYQRKPYPGYYPILLPPPTRLKSRYYAPKPAFNGFVGNAVDNAYYFPPRRQYNSWIQPRLRKPPMALQHRPYYTNYPLPLYTRTFLPMPLPKPHSPVRVPPQKGQFYFSSSEPERKDDSMVVKQQDRSSIHDNLEKYIEQMLLKQAHMLD